One stretch of Legionella birminghamensis DNA includes these proteins:
- a CDS encoding IS4 family transposase encodes MMEAIDILHTHLMEECPFIHGKRLQAVMDVACSLQKKQNLSLTAIGKGLSGDVSLKHKIKKVDRLEGNKHLYEEIGAIYTGLSSFLFQYLAFQEDVPVLIDLCYLKDDHDIQMLSAEIALKGRSIPLYREVFRSGGLSGRAHSFLQGLMPCIPKNKTVIFIMDAGFGEDWLKAIESLGWFWLTRIRQGKMLKLGADEEWTTVKDFVPQISEKTKSYNQAFIMKDHNRACRVITTQRSPGEKRSLSRVPRNDKAGSNHYRRLAREPWILATNLPKETFNATKVVNYYSKRMQIEQSFRDVKSHQFGLSARYASTKSIYRWGVKMLLAAIVQLMFWIIGVIAHSQNYQRVFQANTVRDKKVFSYFYLGQLMVEFDKIHELVIDHENLPNLIEQELARKW; translated from the coding sequence ATGATGGAAGCTATTGATATTTTACATACTCATTTGATGGAAGAGTGCCCTTTTATCCATGGTAAACGTTTACAGGCGGTCATGGATGTGGCTTGCTCTCTTCAGAAGAAGCAAAACCTATCTCTAACAGCGATAGGAAAAGGATTATCTGGCGACGTTTCATTAAAGCATAAAATTAAAAAAGTGGATCGCCTTGAGGGGAACAAGCACCTTTATGAAGAAATCGGCGCAATTTATACAGGTCTTTCCAGCTTTCTATTTCAATACCTTGCTTTTCAAGAAGATGTTCCTGTGTTAATCGATCTTTGTTATTTAAAAGATGATCATGATATTCAAATGTTAAGTGCAGAAATTGCGCTTAAAGGCAGAAGCATTCCCCTGTATCGAGAAGTGTTTCGCTCCGGGGGATTATCTGGACGAGCGCACTCTTTTTTACAGGGATTAATGCCCTGTATTCCAAAGAACAAAACCGTCATTTTTATTATGGACGCAGGATTTGGTGAAGACTGGCTTAAAGCAATAGAGTCATTGGGCTGGTTCTGGTTAACTCGGATTAGACAAGGAAAAATGCTAAAACTTGGCGCTGATGAAGAATGGACTACAGTAAAAGACTTCGTCCCCCAAATATCGGAGAAAACGAAAAGTTACAATCAAGCCTTTATCATGAAAGACCATAATCGTGCATGTCGCGTTATTACCACACAACGTAGTCCTGGGGAAAAAAGAAGTCTGAGTCGAGTTCCAAGGAATGATAAAGCCGGCTCTAATCATTACCGACGTTTGGCACGAGAGCCATGGATATTGGCAACGAATTTACCTAAAGAGACTTTTAACGCCACCAAAGTAGTGAACTATTATTCTAAAAGAATGCAAATAGAACAATCATTTCGTGACGTTAAAAGCCATCAATTTGGTTTGTCAGCTCGCTATGCAAGCACTAAAAGCATTTATCGCTGGGGGGTCAAAATGTTATTGGCTGCTATTGTTCAGCTGATGTTTTGGATAATAGGCGTGATTGCCCATAGCCAAAATTATCAAAGGGTTTTTCAGGCTAATACCGTCAGGGATAAAAAGGTATTCTCTTACTTCTATTTAGGACAATTGATGGTTGAATTTGACAAGATACATGAGCTCGTTATTGACCATGAAAACTTACCAAATCTTATTGAACAGGAGTTGGCTAGAAAATGGTAA
- a CDS encoding S49 family peptidase: protein MNNPSVENSADSQVLLNQIVIEFMKEQKRKRRWRWVWRILFLLFIAWIVYEAAWDTDEKGAGSKPHVGLIDINGSIFDTQNNNAENFVKGLDAAYKNKGLQALILRINSPGGSPVQASYMYNSLKYYRAKYPQIKIYAVCVDICASAAYYVAVGADEIYADESSLVGSIGVLYNGFGFVDAMQKLGITRRLQTAGNNKGIMDPFSPVTPEQTQFLQVMLNDIHQQFISRVKEGRGARLKIDDQTFSGLFWTGGQAKDRGLIDGFASSGQLAREIIKIDTVTDYTYKQSVFEKVSKNIGTAMADQLPLALGINPGVQ from the coding sequence ATGAATAATCCTTCAGTAGAGAACTCTGCGGATTCTCAAGTCCTGCTTAATCAGATTGTAATTGAATTTATGAAAGAACAAAAACGCAAACGGCGCTGGCGTTGGGTCTGGCGTATTTTGTTTTTACTGTTCATTGCCTGGATTGTTTATGAAGCCGCCTGGGATACGGACGAGAAGGGGGCTGGCAGCAAACCTCATGTGGGTTTGATCGATATTAATGGAAGTATTTTTGATACACAGAACAACAATGCAGAAAATTTTGTTAAAGGCCTGGATGCTGCTTATAAAAACAAGGGATTGCAGGCATTGATACTGCGGATTAATAGTCCCGGCGGCAGCCCTGTGCAGGCCAGTTATATGTATAATTCCCTGAAATACTATCGGGCAAAATATCCACAGATTAAGATATATGCGGTTTGCGTTGATATTTGTGCATCTGCTGCCTACTATGTGGCAGTTGGTGCTGATGAAATCTATGCAGATGAATCCAGTCTGGTTGGCTCGATTGGGGTTTTATATAACGGCTTTGGTTTTGTTGATGCGATGCAAAAACTCGGTATTACCAGACGCCTGCAAACTGCCGGCAACAACAAGGGAATAATGGATCCGTTTTCACCAGTAACGCCTGAGCAGACACAATTTTTGCAAGTCATGCTGAATGATATCCATCAGCAATTTATCAGCAGGGTCAAAGAGGGCAGAGGCGCCCGGCTCAAAATTGATGATCAAACCTTCTCTGGTCTCTTCTGGACAGGAGGCCAGGCCAAGGATCGCGGTTTGATTGACGGTTTTGCCAGCAGCGGTCAGTTAGCAAGAGAAATCATTAAAATTGACACGGTAACGGATTATACCTACAAGCAAAGTGTGTTTGAAAAAGTCAGCAAGAATATTGGAACTGCAATGGCTGATCAATTGCCCCTGGCATTGGGAATCAATCCAGGCGTTCAATAA